A window of the Vigna angularis cultivar LongXiaoDou No.4 chromosome 3, ASM1680809v1, whole genome shotgun sequence genome harbors these coding sequences:
- the LOC108325214 gene encoding galactinol synthase 1 translates to MAPVMTTVEANLTKAEAKSAEGVDRAYVTFLAGNGDYVKGVVGLAKGLRKVKSMYPLVVAMLPDVPEEHRNILINQGCIVREIEPVYPPENQTQFAMAYYVINYSKLRIWEFVEYSKMIYLDGDIQVFDNIDHLFDLPDNYLYAVKDCFCEATWAHTPQYGIGYCQQCPDKVQWPANLGPKPPLYFNAGMFVYQPNLATYKDLLQTVQVTKPTSFAEQDFLNMYFKGKYKPISNMYNLVLAMLWRHPENVELEKVKVVHYCAAGSKPWRYSEKEENMQREDIKMLVKKWWDIYEDETLDYNYSLNAERFTETLLEGGELNYVPAPSAA, encoded by the exons ATGGCCCCTGTCATGACCACCGTGGAAGCCAATCTCACCAAAGCAGAAGCTAAATCCGCCGAAGGTGTTGACCGTGCCTACGTGACCTTCCTTGCTGGAAACGGTGACTATGTAAAAGGTGTGGTTGGGTTGGCGAAAGGTCTGAGGAAGGTGAAGAGCATGTACCCTCTGGTGGTAGCAATGCTACCGGATGTTCCCGAAGAGCATCGCAACATTCTCATCAACCAAGGCTGCATTGTTAGAGAGATTGAGCCCGTGTACCCTCCAGAAAACCAAACCCAGTTTGCCATGGCATATTATGTCATCAACTACTCCAAGCTAAGAATTTGGGAG TTTGTGGAATACTCTAAGATGATTTACCTAGATGGTGATATCCAAGTGTTTGACAACATCGACCACTTGTTCGACTTGCCTGACAACTACTTGTATGCGGTGAAGGACTGTTTCTGTGAAGCCACCTGGGCCCACACTCCACAGTATGGGATCGGGTACTGCCAGCAGTGCCCCGACAAGGTTCAGTGGCCCGCCAACCTTGGGCCCAAGCCTCCTCTCTATTTCAACGCTGGGATGTTTGTTTACCAGCCCAATCTGGCTACCTACAAGGACCTTCTTCAAACAGTTCAAGTCACCAAGCCCACTTCCTTTGCTGAACAA GATTTTCTGAACATGTACTTCAAGGGTAAGTATAAGCCAATTTCCAATATGTACAATCTTGTGCTGGCCATGTTATGGCGTCACCCTGAGAATGTTGAGCTTGAAAAAGTTAAAGTGGTTCACTACTGTGCTGCG GGATCAAAGCCTTGGAGGTACAGTGAAAAAGAGGAGAATATGCAGAGAGAAGATATAAAGATGTTAGTGAAGAAGTGGTGGGATATATATGAGGATGAGACTTTGGATTATAACTATTCACTCAATGCAGAAAGGTTCACTGAGACGCTTTTAGAGGGTGGCGAACTCAATTACGTTCCTGCTCCATCTGCTGCTTAA
- the LOC108324955 gene encoding ABC transporter I family member 20: MAGDGTHSDSKAATIVIKDLKFTYPGIDGHSPPGSSPLIQNFSLTLGSGDRCLLVGSNGAGKTTILKILGGKHLVEPDMVRVLGRSAFHDTTLVSSGDLCYLGGEWRRDVAFAGFDVPIQMDVSAEKMIFGVAGIDPQRRADLIKVLDIDLSWRLHKVSDGQRRRVQICMGLLKPFKVLLLDEITVDLDVLARADLLRFLRKECEERGATIIYATHIFDGLEDWPTHIVYVAHGKLQLAMPMDKVKEISKLSLMRTVESWLRKERDEDRRKRKERKAAGLPEFGKKIEGSRVTGDPARAAIRATNNGWAAGRLNSTVAGEENFILSSNRVLRQ; this comes from the exons ATGGCCGGTGATGGGACCCATTCAGATTCAAAAGCTGCAACAATTGTCATTAAAGATCTCAAATTTACATACCCCGGCATCGACGGCCACTCGCCACCGGGTTCCTCACCGCTTATTCAAAACTTCTCTCTCACTCTCGGTTCCGGCGACCGCTGCCTTCTCGTCGGTTCCAACGGCGCCg GGAAAACCACGATCCTGAAGATACTAGGAGGGAAGCACTTGGTGGAACCTGACATGGTTCGCGTGCTTGGAAGATCAGCTTTTCACGACACCACTTTGGTGTCTTCTGGTGATCTCTGTTATCTCGGTGGCGAG TGGAGGCGAGATGTTGCTTTTGCGGGTTTTGATGTGCCAATACAGATGGACGTTTCTGCTGAAAAAATGATATTTGGTGTGGCTGGGATTGATCCTCAAAGAAGAGCGGATCTCATCAAG GTATTGGACATTGATCTTTCCTGGAGATTGCATAAAGTATCTGACGGTCAAAGAAGAAGAGTACAGATTTGTATGggtcttctcaaaccgttcaaG GTTCTTCTTCTTGATGAGATAACTGTTGACCTTGATGTTCTAGCAAGAGCTGACCTTCTTAGATTTCTAAGAAAGGAATGTGAAGAGAGGGGTGCCACCATTATCTATGCAACACATATATTTGACGGTCTTGAGGATTGGCCTACACATATT GTGTATGTAGCCCATGGAAAGCTGCAACTAGCAATGCCTATGGACAAAGTCAAAGAAATTAGCAAATTGTCACTAATG AGAACAGTAGAAAGTTGGCTGCGGAAGGAACGAGATGAAGatagaaggaaaagaaaagaaagaaaagcagcTGGGCTTCCTGAATTTGGAAAGAAAATTGAGGGAAGCCGTGTAACAGGGGATCCTGCACGTGCTGCAATTCGAGCAACTAATAATGGGTGGGCAGCAGGACGATTAAATTCCACCGTTGCTGGTGAGGAAAACTTCATCCTCAGCTCTAATCGAGTACTGAGGCAGTAG
- the LOC108326330 gene encoding ADP-ribosylation factor — MGLSFTKLFSRLFAKKEMRILMVGLDAAGKTTILYKLKLGEIVTTIPTIGFNVETVEYKNISFTVWDVGGQDKIRPLWRHYFQNTQGLIFVVDSNDRDRVVEARDELHRMLNEDELRDAVLLVFANKQDLPNAMNAAEITDKLGLHSLRQRHWYIQSTCATSGEGLYEGLDWLSNNIANKA, encoded by the exons ATGGGGTTGTCTTTCACCAAGCTTTTTAGCCGGCTCTTTGCAAAGAAAGAGATGCGTATTCTCATGGTAGGTCTCGACGCTGCTGGTAAGACAACCATATTGTACAAGCTCAAGCTGGGAGAGATTGTGACAACCATTCCCACAATTG GATTTAATGTGGAGACTGTGgagtataaaaatattagcTTTACTGTATGGGATGTGGGTGGCCAAGACAAG ATTCGTCCTTTATGGAGACACTACTTCCAAAACACTCAGGGACTTATCTTTGTTGTGGACAGCAATGATCGTGACCGTGTTGTTGAAGCTAGAGATGAGCTCCACCGGATGCTGAATGAG GATGAGTTGAGAGATGCTGTTCTCCTTGTATTTGCCAACAAACAAGATCTTCCAAATGCTATGAATGCTGCAGAAATCACAGACAAGCTTGGTCTTCATTCTCTTCGTCAACGCCACTG GTATATCCAGAGCACATGTGCCACCTCTGGGGAAGGGCTCTATGAAGGTCTGGACTGGCTCTCCAACAATATAgctaacaag GCTTAG
- the LOC108325504 gene encoding WAT1-related protein At1g09380 yields the protein MGGSVIPLLAMIVVQLSYAGMNISSKLAIQSGMHPLVLVAYRQIFATFSLAPFAYCFERNTAPPMTKRIAFQILLSSLTGITGNQILYFLGLKYSTATIACALNNLLPAFTFVLAVLFGQECLRIKTKAGVAKVFGTILGVGGAVVLSFYHGKLLGLGESKIQWKYAEKMEGGASSRGETNLLLGPVSVICSALLWAVWFIIQANISRSYPVPFTSSFYMCLMASIQCLVIALSVQHEASAWSLYSTIRLTSALYAGIISTGLTYSLLSWSIEKKGPLYASVFSPLQLVIIAVVSWALLHEKIYIGTAIGSLVIVFGLYFVLLGKNKDVDENDGVDEITEAMEDDVKDLELEPYNPFNGNGKHHEEDDKRKGKVTGRGFDAD from the exons ATGGGTGGTAGCGTTATTCCACTCTTGGCCATGATTGTTGTACAATTGAGTTATGCAGGAATGAATATTTCCTCAAAGCTTGCAATACAATCTGGCATGCACCCTCTTGTCCTTGTTGCTTATCGTCAAATTTTTGCCACTTTCTCCTTAGCTCCTTTTGCTTATTGCTTTGAACG GAATACGGCTCCCCCAATGACAAAGCGAATTGCGTTCCAGATATTATTATCTTCCTTAACAGG AATTACAGGAAATCAGATACTATATTTCTTGGGTCTTAAATATTCAACCGCTACAATTGCATGTGCACTAAACAACTTGCTCCCAGCATTCACTTTCGTTCTTGCAGTTCTCTTCGG ACAAGAGTGTTTGAGGATCAAGACAAAGGCTGGGGTAGCGAAGGTGTTTGGGACAATCCTTGGTGTGGGTGGAGCAGTTGTTCTATCTTTTTACCATGGAAAACTCCTTGGTCTAGGTGAGTCAAAAATTCAATGGAAATATGCTGAGAAAATGGAAGGAGGAGCCTCCTCTCGCGGTGAAACAAACTTGCTTCTGGGTCCTGTTTCTGTAATTTGTAGCGCTCTTCTTTGGGCAGTATGGTTCATAATTCAA GCAAATATAAGCAGGAGCTACCCAGTTCCTTTTACCAGCAGTTTCTACATGTGTTTGATGGCAAGCATTCAGTGTTTGGTCATTGCCTTGTCTGTCCAACACGAGGCCTCAGCTTGGTCACTGTACAGTACAATAAGACTTACCTCTGCACTTTATGcg GGAATTATTTCAACTGGGCTAACGTATTCGCTCCTCTCGTGGTCTATCGAGAAGAAAGGTCCTCTCTATGCGTCTGTGTTCTCCCCTTTGCAGCTTGTCATCATTGCTGTTGTTAGCTGGGCACTACTGCACGAAAAAATATACATTGGCAC TGCGATAGGGTCTCTGGTGATAGTGTTTGGGCTGTATTTTGTGTTGTTGGGAAAGAACAAAGATGTGGATGAGAATGACGGTGTTGATGAGATAACGGAGGCAATGGAGGATGATGTGAAAGACCTGGAATTGGAACCCTATAATCCTTTCAACGGTAACGGAAAGCATCATGAAGAAGATGATAAAAGGAAAGGGAAGGTGACAGGCAGAGGATTCGACGCAGATTAG
- the LOC108324690 gene encoding V-type proton ATPase subunit D, which yields MALISHLTGFNFFLSIVTLFSLFYFSHRRLKAESDALKKKKKSDALTVQFRQILKKIVTAKESMGDIMKTSSFALTEAKYVAGDNIKHVLLENVREASLRVRLRQENVAGVKLPKFEYTSDADANKNDLTGLARGGQQVQHCRAAYIKAIEVLVELASLQTSFLTLDEVIKTTNRRVNAQENVVKPRLENTISYIKGELDELEREDFFGLKKIQGYKKREIEKQMLLKKVESNLTLHKAVSYNSSNLLAVGDKDEDIIF from the coding sequence ATGGCGTTAATTTCACACTTAActggtttcaatttttttctctctattgtcactttattctctcttttctatttCTCTCACCGTCGACTAAAAGCAGAAAGTGATGcgctgaagaagaagaagaagagcgATGCGCTCACGGTGCAGTTCCGTCAGATCCTGAAGAAGATTGTCACCGCGAAGGAGTCCATGGGCGACATCATGAAAACCTCGTCGTTCGCGCTCACCGAGGCCAAGTACGTCGCCGGCGACAATATCAAACACGTGCTCCTCGAGAATGTCCGGGAAGCCTCCCTCCGCGTCCGCTTGCGCCAGGAAAATGTCGCCGGTGTCAAGCTCCCCAAGTTCGAGTACACCTCCGACGCTGACGCCAACAAGAACGACCTCACCGGACTGGCGCGGGGCGGCCAGCAGGTGCAGCACTGTCGTGCCGCCTACATCAAGGCCATCGAGGTTCTCGTCGAGCTCGCCTCGCTTCAGACCTCGTTCCTCACTCTCGATGAGGTTATCAAGACCACGAATCGTAGGGTTAACGCTCAGGAGAATGTGGTGAAGCCGCGGTTGGAGAATACGATTAGTTACATCAAGGGGGAGTTGGATGAGCTCGAGAGGGAAGATTTCTTCGGGCTGAAGAAGATTCAGGGGTATAAGAAGAGGGAGATTGAGAAGCAGATGTTGTTGAAGAAGGTTGAGTCTAATTTAACTCTGCACAAAGCGGTTTCTTACAATTCCTCTAATTTGTTGGCTGTGGGTGACAAAGATGAGGATATTATCTTCTAA